In Paucidesulfovibrio longus DSM 6739, a genomic segment contains:
- the glnD gene encoding [protein-PII] uridylyltransferase, with the protein MTEIDGRPGPATTLGRERERLAEFARQGNVEGFPAKAARLMDDYFRDRLEETVDACPGLRAVPFALVAVGGYGRNELCPASDVDVLLLFKGRIPAEAEQLSASLFHPLWDLGLDLGHGVRTLKDCLSLARNDHQVLASLLDARFIAGDPGLMRRFNESFASFAKGRGRGFAAWLNERNVEREDRYGDSSALLEPDLKNGLGALRDAHQIGWCSVLLSAGRRWDNPLSGGERERLTEDFAFILQARTALHLATGRRTDTLFFDLQPRVAEMRGFCTPDQNPHERALGVEEFLSRLHRSMARIKSLRSAFLRECFPPRFRRSRRMGEVLDAPEGLRLRDPQHAATRPETALLLFRHAAETGLPLSLDTLRLVRRRARSWAQSLATTPGTLYELLFIMGRPHGAHAATMMLETDFLAALIPEFGAVQHLVQFDDYHVHPVGPHTLVTVANLAGFLRGEGGYLASLASEVRKPELLLLAGFFHDLGKSRPGHSYAGAELVREILPRFGVPPQDVEEVAFLVLHHLLLPKTAMRKDLSDESVVAQFTSVAGSLERLIMLHLLSTADSMATGPRAWSSWTHSLFSELFLKARNLFTHGPMSAPFAAQQLLEAKETVRTIAERTLPPKFVARHLDKISLRAFQALPPEDLARHLEMVRRFQESPDRKVLLEARKSSVPGAFDVTAVCENMPGRFARLTGSLTLHHFDILSADVFTWGSGLVVDVFRVSPPQDRLYPDTVWEQLARTMHGALSGEISPAEKLEQMRRSPLHQTKTAPPLPPDIKVDTTTSDFYTILEVAAPDRIGLLHDIARCLERLGIEVHLAKITTKSGRIADIFYVRDSGGMRYVGDERIEELRRELLPVLG; encoded by the coding sequence ATGACCGAAATTGACGGGAGGCCCGGCCCGGCCACGACACTGGGCCGCGAGCGGGAACGCCTCGCCGAATTCGCCCGCCAGGGCAATGTCGAGGGATTCCCGGCCAAGGCCGCCCGCCTCATGGACGACTACTTCCGGGACCGCCTGGAGGAGACCGTGGACGCCTGTCCCGGCCTCCGGGCGGTCCCGTTCGCTTTGGTGGCCGTGGGCGGCTACGGGCGCAACGAACTCTGCCCGGCGTCGGACGTGGACGTGCTGCTGCTCTTCAAGGGCCGCATTCCCGCCGAGGCCGAACAGCTCTCCGCCTCGCTCTTCCACCCGCTCTGGGATCTGGGCCTGGACCTTGGCCACGGCGTGCGCACCCTCAAGGACTGCCTATCCCTGGCCCGCAACGACCATCAGGTGCTCGCCTCCCTGCTCGACGCCCGCTTCATTGCGGGCGATCCCGGCCTGATGCGCCGCTTCAACGAGTCCTTCGCCAGCTTCGCCAAGGGGCGCGGACGCGGCTTCGCCGCATGGCTCAACGAGCGCAACGTGGAACGCGAGGACCGCTACGGCGACTCCAGCGCCCTGCTCGAACCGGACCTCAAGAACGGGCTCGGCGCGCTGCGCGACGCGCACCAGATCGGCTGGTGCTCCGTATTGCTCAGCGCTGGCCGCCGCTGGGACAACCCTCTTTCCGGCGGCGAACGCGAGCGCCTCACCGAGGACTTCGCCTTCATCCTCCAGGCCCGCACCGCCCTGCATCTGGCCACGGGCCGCCGCACGGACACGCTTTTCTTCGATCTTCAGCCCCGCGTGGCCGAAATGCGCGGCTTTTGCACCCCGGACCAGAACCCCCACGAGCGCGCCCTGGGCGTCGAGGAATTCCTGTCCAGGCTGCACCGCTCCATGGCCCGGATCAAATCCCTGCGCAGCGCGTTCCTGCGCGAATGCTTTCCTCCGCGATTCCGCCGCTCCCGCCGCATGGGCGAGGTACTCGACGCGCCCGAGGGCCTGCGCCTGCGCGATCCGCAACACGCGGCCACGCGGCCCGAAACCGCGCTGCTGCTCTTTCGCCACGCCGCGGAAACAGGCCTGCCCCTCTCCCTGGACACGCTGCGCCTGGTGCGCCGCCGCGCCCGGAGCTGGGCGCAGTCCCTGGCCACCACGCCCGGAACCCTCTACGAGCTGCTCTTCATCATGGGCCGCCCCCACGGTGCGCACGCCGCGACCATGATGCTCGAAACCGACTTCCTGGCCGCACTGATCCCGGAATTCGGCGCGGTGCAGCATCTCGTGCAGTTCGACGACTACCACGTGCATCCCGTGGGGCCGCACACCCTGGTCACGGTGGCCAATCTCGCGGGCTTCCTGCGCGGCGAGGGGGGCTACCTCGCGTCCCTGGCCTCGGAGGTGCGCAAGCCGGAGCTGCTGCTTCTGGCCGGGTTCTTCCACGACCTGGGCAAGAGCCGCCCCGGCCACAGCTACGCCGGAGCCGAGCTGGTCCGGGAAATCCTGCCGCGCTTCGGCGTGCCGCCGCAGGACGTGGAGGAGGTCGCCTTCCTGGTCCTGCACCACCTGCTGCTGCCCAAGACGGCCATGCGCAAGGATCTTTCGGACGAATCCGTGGTTGCCCAGTTCACCAGCGTGGCGGGCTCGCTGGAGCGCCTGATCATGCTCCACCTGCTCTCCACGGCGGACAGCATGGCCACGGGGCCGCGCGCCTGGAGCTCCTGGACCCATTCGCTCTTTTCCGAGCTGTTCCTCAAGGCCCGCAACCTGTTCACCCACGGCCCCATGTCCGCTCCTTTCGCGGCCCAGCAGCTTCTGGAGGCCAAGGAAACGGTGCGCACCATCGCCGAACGCACCCTGCCGCCCAAGTTCGTGGCCAGGCACCTGGACAAGATCTCCCTGCGCGCCTTTCAGGCCCTGCCGCCGGAAGACCTGGCCCGCCACCTGGAAATGGTCCGCCGGTTCCAGGAGTCGCCGGACCGCAAGGTGCTTCTCGAAGCCCGCAAATCCTCCGTGCCCGGCGCGTTCGACGTGACCGCGGTCTGCGAAAACATGCCCGGCCGCTTTGCCCGGCTCACGGGCAGCCTGACCCTGCACCACTTCGACATCCTCTCCGCGGACGTGTTCACCTGGGGGAGCGGCCTCGTGGTGGACGTCTTCCGCGTCAGCCCGCCCCAGGACAGGCTCTACCCGGACACGGTCTGGGAGCAGCTGGCCAGGACCATGCACGGCGCGCTGTCCGGCGAGATTTCCCCGGCGGAAAAACTGGAGCAGATGCGCCGCTCGCCGCTGCACCAGACCAAGACCGCCCCGCCCCTGCCGCCGGACATCAAGGTGGACACCACGACCAGCGATTTCTACACCATCCTCGAGGTGGCCGCGCCCGACCGCATCGGCCTGCTCCACGACATCGCCCGCTGCCTGGAGCGCCTCGGCATCGAGGTCCATCTCGCCAAGATCACGACCAAATCCGGACGAATCGCCGACATCTTCTACGTGCGCGACTCCGGGGGGATGCGCTACGTGGGCGACGAGCGCATCGAGGAACTGCGCCGGGAGCTGCTGCCCGTGCTGGGTTGA
- a CDS encoding P-II family nitrogen regulator: MKKVEIITRTFKLDEVKEALSDLDIKGMTVTEVKGFGRQGGHKEVYRGAEYQVDFVSKVKIEVVVQDDMVGQVVDVAAKAAKTGQVGDGKIFVIPVEEVVRIRTGETGDGAI; the protein is encoded by the coding sequence ATGAAGAAGGTGGAAATCATCACCAGGACATTCAAGCTGGACGAGGTCAAGGAGGCGCTCTCCGACCTCGACATCAAGGGCATGACCGTTACCGAGGTCAAAGGCTTCGGCCGCCAGGGCGGCCACAAGGAAGTCTACCGCGGCGCCGAGTATCAGGTCGATTTCGTCTCCAAGGTCAAGATCGAGGTCGTGGTTCAGGACGACATGGTCGGCCAGGTCGTGGACGTGGCCGCCAAGGCCGCCAAGACCGGACAGGTGGGCGACGGCAAGATCTTCGTCATTCCCGTGGAAGAGGTCGTGCGCATCCGCACCGGCGAAACCGGCGACGGCGCGATCTAG
- a CDS encoding ammonium transporter — translation MNPVDNAFILICAALVLFMTPGLALFYGGLVRSKNVLSTVMHSVFMMGLVSVLWALVGYSLSFGSDIGGVIGGLDYLFLSGVGMGPAQEGGNLSHLTFMIFQCMFAVITPALISGAYAERIKFSGFVLFSSLWLLVVYAPMCHMVWGGGLLGQMGALDFAGGAVVHMSSGAAALACALLLGKRRGFGKEAFIPHNLPMTALGAGMLWFGWFGFNAGSALAADGIAANAFVTTHMAAAAACVVWVVVEWLHSGRPTTLGAASGALAGLVAITPAAGFVDPWASLVIGGLAGVICFGGIMLKNKLGYDDALDVVGIHGVGGTWGALATGLFASGIVEFDGVPQLGLFYGNPNQLWIQFVSVVITWAFCFIASVVLFKIVDAVVGMRATDEEEMKGLDNTLHSETGYQL, via the coding sequence ATGAATCCGGTGGACAATGCCTTCATCCTGATCTGTGCCGCGTTGGTGCTCTTCATGACGCCCGGGCTGGCTCTCTTCTACGGCGGTCTCGTCCGCAGCAAAAACGTGCTCTCGACCGTGATGCACAGCGTCTTCATGATGGGTCTGGTTTCCGTGCTCTGGGCGCTGGTCGGCTATTCGCTGTCCTTCGGCTCGGACATCGGCGGCGTCATCGGCGGGCTGGACTACCTCTTCCTCAGCGGCGTGGGCATGGGCCCGGCCCAGGAAGGCGGCAACCTTTCGCATCTGACCTTCATGATCTTCCAGTGCATGTTCGCGGTGATCACCCCGGCGCTGATCTCCGGCGCGTATGCCGAACGCATCAAATTCAGCGGCTTCGTGCTCTTTTCCTCGCTCTGGCTGCTCGTGGTCTACGCGCCCATGTGCCACATGGTCTGGGGCGGCGGCCTGCTCGGTCAGATGGGCGCGCTCGACTTCGCCGGCGGCGCCGTGGTGCACATGAGCTCCGGCGCGGCGGCCCTGGCCTGCGCGCTGCTGCTCGGCAAGCGCCGCGGCTTCGGCAAGGAAGCCTTCATCCCGCACAACCTGCCCATGACCGCCCTGGGCGCGGGCATGCTCTGGTTCGGCTGGTTCGGCTTCAACGCGGGCTCGGCTCTTGCCGCGGACGGCATCGCGGCCAACGCCTTCGTGACCACGCACATGGCCGCTGCCGCCGCCTGCGTGGTCTGGGTCGTCGTGGAGTGGCTGCACTCCGGCAGGCCCACCACCCTGGGCGCGGCCTCGGGCGCGCTGGCCGGACTCGTGGCCATCACCCCTGCCGCGGGCTTCGTCGATCCCTGGGCTTCCCTGGTCATCGGCGGCCTCGCCGGAGTGATCTGCTTCGGCGGCATCATGCTCAAGAACAAGCTCGGCTACGACGACGCCCTGGACGTGGTCGGCATCCACGGCGTGGGCGGAACCTGGGGAGCGCTGGCCACCGGCCTTTTCGCCTCCGGCATCGTCGAATTCGACGGCGTGCCGCAGTTGGGCCTCTTCTATGGCAATCCGAATCAACTTTGGATACAGTTCGTTTCCGTGGTGATCACCTGGGCCTTCTGCTTCATCGCCAGCGTGGTCCTCTTCAAGATCGTGGACGCCGTTGTGGGCATGCGCGCCACCGATGAAGAAGAGATGAAGGGCCTGGACAACACCCTGCACAGCGAAACCGGCTACCAGCTGTAA
- a CDS encoding acylphosphatase translates to MTKSFHCVVDGKVKGGNFQSWVMDTAQEMNLTGWVRYIEDGKAEILLQGDMMQCSRFKDKMVAEAPLPEVHEMHCEFIEYDKSFDKFDMRG, encoded by the coding sequence ATGACCAAGAGTTTTCACTGCGTAGTCGACGGCAAGGTCAAGGGGGGCAACTTCCAGTCCTGGGTCATGGACACCGCCCAGGAAATGAATCTGACGGGCTGGGTTCGTTACATCGAAGACGGCAAGGCCGAGATTCTGCTCCAGGGCGACATGATGCAGTGCTCCCGCTTCAAGGACAAGATGGTCGCGGAAGCCCCGCTGCCCGAGGTGCATGAAATGCACTGCGAATTCATCGAATACGACAAGAGCTTCGACAAGTTCGACATGCGCGGCTGA
- a CDS encoding metal ABC transporter solute-binding protein, Zn/Mn family: MFKHVMFFGALLAVVLFFIIGAATARSAEAAPVVAVSVEPQRYALEKIAGDSLECVVFVPAGADPHTYEPKPSQVAVLARADIYLSIGLEFEKAWLARLAGVNSHLRVLPMNAGLEFSARHDAGHDAGHDAGHDDVHDAGQADGHMAQAAAKHEHHADADEHAEEAEHHHHHHGMDPHVWTAPAGMRVMAANALNALLELDPANAARYRANCTAFLAEIDALDARIQGLFQDVSPERRTFLVFHPAWGHFAEAYGLTQLSIEVDGKEPGPAELAGIITEAREHGVRAVFIQPQMSKRTALSVAGAVGAQVVEADPLAADWEANLLSVAESFRNAMK, from the coding sequence ATGTTCAAGCACGTCATGTTTTTCGGAGCCTTGCTCGCGGTGGTTCTCTTCTTCATCATCGGGGCGGCCACGGCCCGCAGCGCCGAAGCCGCGCCCGTGGTCGCCGTGAGCGTGGAGCCGCAGCGCTACGCCCTGGAGAAGATCGCGGGCGACTCCCTGGAGTGCGTGGTGTTCGTGCCTGCGGGCGCGGACCCGCACACCTACGAGCCGAAACCCTCCCAGGTGGCCGTGCTGGCGCGGGCCGACATCTACCTGAGCATCGGCCTGGAATTCGAGAAAGCCTGGCTGGCGCGGCTTGCGGGGGTCAATTCGCATCTGCGGGTGCTGCCCATGAACGCGGGGCTGGAATTTTCCGCGCGCCATGACGCCGGACATGACGCCGGACATGACGCCGGACATGACGACGTACACGATGCCGGGCAGGCGGACGGCCACATGGCGCAGGCCGCAGCCAAGCATGAGCATCATGCCGACGCGGACGAACACGCGGAGGAGGCCGAGCATCACCATCATCATCACGGCATGGATCCGCACGTCTGGACCGCGCCCGCCGGGATGCGCGTCATGGCCGCGAACGCGCTGAACGCGCTCCTGGAGCTTGATCCGGCCAATGCCGCGCGCTATCGGGCCAACTGCACGGCCTTTCTCGCGGAGATCGACGCGCTGGACGCCCGGATCCAGGGGCTGTTTCAGGATGTTTCCCCGGAGCGGCGCACGTTTCTGGTCTTCCATCCGGCCTGGGGGCATTTTGCCGAAGCCTACGGCCTGACCCAGCTTTCCATCGAGGTGGACGGCAAGGAGCCAGGCCCGGCCGAGCTGGCCGGAATCATCACCGAGGCCCGCGAACACGGGGTGCGCGCGGTCTTCATCCAGCCCCAGATGTCCAAGCGTACCGCCCTGTCCGTGGCCGGGGCCGTGGGCGCGCAGGTCGTCGAGGCCGATCCCCTGGCCGCCGACTGGGAGGCCAACCTGCTTTCCGTGGCCGAGAGCTTCCGCAACGCCATGAAATAA
- a CDS encoding metal ABC transporter ATP-binding protein yields MTEPAVEIKDLAFSYNGRPALAGVNLRVERGEFMAVIGPNGGGKTTLVKLMLGLLQPDAGSIRVLGQRPPRASRRIGYVPQHTHARAGFPITVLDTALMGVDRARQGLFGRSRAARDKALEALARVNMGEHADRLFGELSGGQKQRVLIARALAADAELLILDEPTASIDPHGSFCFFDFLCKMGEARKLTTVAVSHDMSLLTTRISAVAAVNRSVISSQGPELSKEMLELLYGQHEHTCAMDDYIAQLSLRHGPHGKPLDISAREAGHE; encoded by the coding sequence ATGACCGAACCCGCCGTCGAGATCAAAGACCTCGCCTTTTCGTATAACGGCCGTCCCGCCCTCGCCGGCGTGAACCTTCGCGTGGAGCGCGGAGAGTTCATGGCCGTGATCGGCCCCAACGGCGGCGGCAAGACCACCCTGGTCAAGCTCATGCTCGGCCTGCTCCAGCCGGACGCCGGGAGCATTCGCGTCCTGGGGCAGAGGCCGCCGCGCGCGTCCAGGCGCATCGGCTACGTTCCGCAGCACACCCACGCCCGCGCGGGCTTCCCCATCACCGTGCTGGACACGGCGCTCATGGGCGTGGACCGGGCGCGCCAAGGTCTCTTCGGCCGCTCTCGCGCCGCGCGGGACAAGGCCCTGGAAGCGCTGGCCCGCGTGAACATGGGCGAACACGCGGATCGGCTCTTCGGCGAGCTTTCCGGCGGGCAGAAGCAGCGCGTGCTCATCGCCAGAGCCCTGGCCGCGGACGCCGAGCTGCTCATCCTGGACGAACCCACGGCCAGCATCGATCCCCACGGCTCGTTCTGCTTCTTCGACTTTCTCTGCAAGATGGGCGAGGCGCGCAAGCTGACCACGGTGGCCGTGAGCCACGACATGAGCCTTCTGACCACGCGCATTTCCGCAGTGGCCGCCGTGAACCGCAGCGTCATCTCCAGCCAGGGGCCGGAACTGAGCAAGGAGATGCTCGAACTGCTCTACGGGCAGCACGAACACACCTGCGCCATGGACGACTACATCGCCCAGCTCAGCCTGCGCCACGGACCGCATGGAAAGCCGCTGGACATTTCCGCAAGGGAGGCCGGGCATGAATGA
- a CDS encoding metal ABC transporter permease, which produces MNDLLTLFSFDFMQNALAAGVLASVACGLIGTLVVVNRMVFLAGGIAHAAYGGIGLAFFMGWPALPCTLGFTAGASLLMGCVTRRRGERTDTVVGVLWAAGMATGIILIDLSPGYASDLMSFLFGSILAVPASDLWVMLALDALVAALTLFFYKDLLAMSFDPEFAEARGVPVGFLHYLLPLMTALCVVMIVRVVGLILVIALVTIPPYLAERRARSLGGMMLRACAWSLFFCLAGLLLSARFDLTSGACIIAVAAASFFALTAWDALGRRRGRSG; this is translated from the coding sequence ATGAATGACCTCCTGACGCTCTTTTCCTTCGATTTCATGCAGAACGCCCTGGCCGCAGGCGTGCTGGCCAGCGTGGCCTGCGGGCTGATAGGCACGCTGGTGGTGGTCAACCGCATGGTCTTCCTGGCCGGGGGCATCGCCCACGCGGCCTACGGGGGCATCGGCCTGGCCTTTTTCATGGGCTGGCCCGCGCTGCCCTGCACCCTCGGCTTCACGGCCGGAGCCTCGCTGCTCATGGGCTGCGTCACCCGCAGGCGGGGCGAGCGCACCGACACCGTGGTGGGCGTGCTCTGGGCCGCGGGCATGGCCACGGGCATCATCCTCATCGACCTTTCTCCGGGCTACGCATCGGACCTGATGAGCTTTCTCTTCGGGTCCATCCTGGCGGTCCCGGCCTCGGACCTCTGGGTCATGCTCGCGCTGGACGCACTCGTGGCCGCGCTGACGCTGTTTTTCTACAAGGATCTGCTGGCCATGAGTTTCGATCCGGAATTCGCCGAGGCGCGCGGCGTGCCCGTGGGCTTTCTGCACTACCTCCTGCCGCTGATGACCGCGCTCTGCGTGGTCATGATCGTGCGCGTGGTCGGGCTGATCCTGGTCATCGCCCTGGTGACGATTCCGCCCTACCTCGCGGAGCGCCGGGCGCGCTCCCTGGGCGGGATGATGCTCCGGGCCTGCGCCTGGAGCCTGTTTTTCTGCCTGGCCGGGCTGCTGCTCTCGGCCCGGTTCGACCTCACCTCCGGCGCGTGCATCATCGCGGTGGCCGCAGCCAGCTTCTTCGCGCTCACGGCCTGGGACGCGCTGGGGCGTCGCCGGGGAAGGAGCGGCTGA
- a CDS encoding Fur family transcriptional regulator — protein MVRETLLRSGVDPTERRVMVFEAVAGAEGAVSAPELLAALGGSMNKVTLYRILDLLVSSGVLARHTGPGRTAHYCLGRGHGHFHCTRCGRCICLGLEDANLERLAGPELAGLGRVEDVELRVEGVCRECLKS, from the coding sequence ATGGTCCGGGAGACATTGCTTCGATCCGGGGTCGATCCCACGGAGCGCCGGGTCATGGTTTTCGAGGCCGTGGCCGGGGCCGAGGGCGCGGTCAGCGCGCCGGAGCTGCTCGCCGCCCTGGGCGGGAGCATGAACAAGGTCACGCTCTACCGCATTCTCGATCTGCTCGTGAGCAGCGGGGTGCTTGCCCGCCACACCGGGCCGGGCCGCACGGCCCACTATTGCCTGGGCCGGGGCCATGGCCACTTCCATTGCACCCGCTGCGGCCGCTGCATCTGCCTGGGGCTGGAGGACGCCAACCTGGAACGGTTGGCCGGACCGGAGCTGGCCGGGCTGGGCCGGGTCGAGGATGTGGAGCTGCGCGTGGAGGGCGTCTGCCGCGAGTGCCTGAAAAGCTGA
- the budA gene encoding acetolactate decarboxylase — MRRFAAPALCLLLLSFLPVSLAGAVSYSIDTDPANDVLYQISTLAKLKAGYYDSEQTVGDLKKRGDFGMGTFQGLDGEMFFYQGRVWQIPVTGVPRLMPDDAGVPFAQVTHFEPDLVFTLKYVKDYADFERRLLKELPGPDMLYAVHVKGNFQFVQARSVPKSEKPFPPLAEVIKKQAIFPLKNVTGDMVGWHTPAYMTGVGAPGLHLHFLDYTETMGGHVLDFSAAEVTVELDVTPDLEIHLPKNTAF; from the coding sequence ATGCGCCGTTTCGCCGCCCCTGCGCTCTGCCTCTTGCTGCTTTCGTTTCTGCCGGTTTCGCTTGCCGGAGCCGTGAGCTATTCCATCGACACCGATCCGGCGAACGACGTCCTCTACCAGATCTCGACCCTGGCCAAGCTCAAGGCCGGATATTACGATTCCGAGCAGACCGTGGGCGACCTCAAGAAGCGCGGCGACTTCGGCATGGGCACCTTTCAGGGCCTGGACGGCGAGATGTTCTTCTACCAGGGCCGCGTCTGGCAGATTCCGGTCACGGGCGTGCCCAGGCTGATGCCGGACGACGCGGGCGTACCCTTCGCGCAGGTCACGCATTTCGAGCCGGACCTGGTCTTCACCCTCAAGTACGTCAAGGACTACGCCGACTTCGAGCGCAGACTGCTCAAGGAGCTGCCCGGTCCGGACATGCTCTACGCCGTGCACGTCAAGGGCAACTTCCAGTTCGTCCAGGCGCGCAGCGTGCCCAAGAGCGAGAAGCCCTTTCCCCCGCTGGCCGAGGTCATCAAGAAACAGGCGATCTTTCCCCTGAAGAACGTGACCGGAGACATGGTCGGCTGGCACACTCCCGCCTACATGACCGGAGTGGGCGCGCCCGGCCTGCACCTGCACTTTCTGGACTATACCGAAACCATGGGCGGCCACGTGCTCGACTTCAGCGCCGCCGAGGTCACGGTGGAGCTGGACGTGACCCCGGACCTGGAAATCCATCTGCCCAAGAACACGGCCTTCTGA
- a CDS encoding hydantoinase/oxoprolinase family protein, whose product MYLGIDVGGTHTDAVALDLSGPGVEVVAACKVKTRHDDLLGSVNEALERILRGVDRKLVRRLNLSTTLSTNAIVEGRAEDVGVLVVPGPGMDPSEYMLCKDFHVLDGAMDHRGNETARLDKAQCSAALEACRRDGVRAFALVGKFSVRNPLHENTLRHWLCHTKDEKGCERADFVTLGHHLGGRLNYPRRVASAYFNCAVWRLYNQFADAVEASLGRMGLGHVRVNVLKADGGTMPLAYSRKMPVQSIFSGPAASVMGIIALCEIIHDSVILDIGGTTTDIAVFADGAPLLERAGIEIGSHPTLVRALKVKSIGVGGDSALSMIGDLVRVGPRRLGPSMAEGGRHPTLTDALNCRGLCEVGDLEASRRGVAAYAESHTISPEKLAAQAVEAAARTIHEETRSLVAEINDRPVYTIHELIEGKRIVPRKLYLMGGPAKAMRMPLFGCFQLASEAPEHFAVANAIGAALTRTTTDVELFADTQKHVMFLPGLGHHENIPASYNLENAKRDAMNHLLAHLADLKLASDAERAEITHASSFNMVEGMNTVGRNIRVKCQIKPGVERTLR is encoded by the coding sequence ATGTATCTCGGAATCGACGTGGGCGGGACGCACACGGACGCAGTGGCCCTGGATCTATCCGGGCCGGGCGTGGAGGTGGTCGCCGCTTGCAAGGTCAAGACGCGCCATGACGATCTGCTCGGCTCGGTGAACGAGGCGCTGGAGCGCATCCTCCGGGGCGTCGACCGCAAGCTGGTCCGGCGGCTGAACCTTTCCACCACCCTTTCCACCAACGCCATCGTGGAAGGCCGCGCCGAGGACGTGGGCGTGCTCGTGGTGCCCGGACCGGGCATGGACCCCAGCGAATACATGCTCTGCAAGGATTTTCACGTGCTGGACGGGGCCATGGACCACCGGGGCAACGAAACCGCCCGGCTGGACAAGGCCCAATGCAGCGCGGCCCTGGAAGCCTGCCGCCGGGACGGGGTGCGCGCCTTCGCCCTTGTCGGCAAGTTTTCCGTGCGCAATCCCCTGCACGAGAACACCCTGCGCCACTGGCTCTGCCACACCAAGGACGAGAAGGGCTGCGAGCGCGCCGACTTCGTCACCCTGGGACACCACCTCGGCGGGCGGCTGAACTATCCGCGCCGGGTGGCCAGCGCCTACTTCAACTGCGCGGTCTGGCGGCTCTACAACCAGTTCGCGGACGCGGTGGAGGCCAGCCTCGGCCGCATGGGCCTGGGACATGTGCGGGTCAACGTGCTCAAGGCCGACGGCGGCACCATGCCCCTGGCCTACTCCCGCAAGATGCCGGTGCAGTCCATCTTTTCCGGCCCGGCCGCCTCGGTCATGGGCATCATCGCCCTTTGCGAGATCATTCATGATTCCGTCATTCTGGACATCGGCGGCACCACCACGGACATCGCCGTGTTCGCGGACGGCGCGCCGCTCCTGGAGCGGGCGGGCATCGAGATCGGCTCCCATCCGACCCTGGTGCGCGCGCTCAAGGTCAAGTCCATCGGGGTGGGCGGCGATTCGGCCCTGTCCATGATCGGCGACCTGGTCCGGGTGGGGCCGCGCCGCCTGGGACCGAGCATGGCCGAGGGCGGCAGGCACCCGACCCTGACCGACGCCCTGAACTGCCGGGGGCTCTGCGAGGTGGGCGACCTGGAAGCATCGCGCCGGGGCGTGGCCGCCTATGCGGAGTCCCATACCATCAGCCCGGAAAAGCTCGCGGCCCAGGCTGTGGAAGCCGCGGCCCGGACCATCCACGAGGAGACGCGCTCCCTGGTGGCCGAGATCAACGACCGGCCCGTGTACACCATCCACGAGCTCATCGAGGGCAAGCGCATCGTGCCGCGCAAGCTCTACCTCATGGGCGGCCCGGCCAAGGCCATGCGCATGCCGCTCTTCGGCTGCTTCCAGCTGGCCAGCGAGGCGCCGGAGCATTTCGCCGTGGCCAACGCCATCGGCGCGGCCCTGACCCGGACCACCACGGACGTGGAGCTTTTCGCCGACACGCAAAAGCACGTCATGTTTTTGCCGGGACTGGGGCACCACGAAAACATCCCCGCGAGCTACAACCTCGAAAACGCCAAGCGGGACGCCATGAACCATCTCCTGGCGCACCTCGCGGACCTCAAGCTGGCCTCGGACGCGGAGCGCGCCGAGATCACCCATGCGTCCAGCTTCAACATGGTCGAGGGCATGAACACCGTGGGCCGCAACATCCGGGTCAAATGCCAGATCAAGCCGGGCGTGGAGCGCACGCTCCGATGA